In Fibrobacter sp. UWR3, a single window of DNA contains:
- a CDS encoding ATP-binding cassette domain-containing protein, with amino-acid sequence MPNQQAAPAGVPAIEASGLTVRFPVRGGVFGKVKDYFTAVDGVSFTLEQGKTLSVVGESGCGKSTLVKSLVGLVPLASGSVKIFGRGVQCGKIAPEGGEKPARVCDVVQMVFQDPFSSLNPRQTVEEILTAPLVARKVTFEKARQRAVELLERVSIPHGAMEKFPHEFSGGQRQRLCIARSLMVEPKVLLCDEVTSALDVSVQAQILHLLDDLRRDLGLSILFISHDMQVVRAISDDVLVMYFGKVVERGPADSVLTDPQHEYTKKLLSCVPTIRK; translated from the coding sequence ATGCCTAATCAGCAGGCGGCTCCCGCGGGTGTACCCGCCATCGAGGCGAGCGGGCTTACGGTCCGGTTCCCGGTGCGGGGTGGCGTGTTCGGAAAGGTGAAGGACTACTTCACCGCGGTCGATGGCGTCTCGTTCACGCTGGAACAGGGCAAGACCTTGAGCGTGGTGGGCGAATCGGGCTGCGGGAAGTCGACCCTCGTGAAGTCCCTGGTGGGGCTCGTGCCGCTTGCGTCGGGCAGCGTGAAAATTTTCGGGAGGGGCGTGCAGTGCGGGAAGATTGCTCCCGAGGGGGGCGAGAAGCCTGCGCGCGTGTGCGACGTGGTGCAGATGGTGTTCCAGGACCCGTTCAGCAGCCTGAACCCGCGACAGACGGTAGAGGAAATACTCACCGCCCCGCTGGTGGCCCGCAAGGTCACTTTCGAGAAGGCGCGGCAGCGTGCTGTCGAGTTGCTGGAACGCGTGTCCATTCCGCACGGCGCGATGGAGAAGTTCCCGCACGAGTTTTCGGGAGGCCAGCGGCAGAGGCTCTGCATTGCGCGTAGCCTGATGGTCGAACCGAAGGTCCTGCTTTGCGACGAGGTTACGAGCGCGCTGGACGTATCGGTGCAGGCGCAGATTCTACACCTGCTCGACGACCTGAGGCGCGATCTCGGGCTCAGCATACTTTTCATTAGCCACGACATGCAGGTGGTGCGTGCGATTTCGGACGACGTGCTTGTCATGTACTTTGGCAAGGTGGTGGAGCGCGGGCCCGCAGACTCCGTGCTTACGGACCCTCAGCACGAATACACGAAAAAACTGCTTTCGTGCGTACCTACTATACGCAAATAG
- the xseB gene encoding exodeoxyribonuclease VII small subunit — translation MSKENLEYKNSMERLEAILTRIDNSEMEIDELAGSVQEATALLKKCRQILLETEKNVQEALESLDGEADA, via the coding sequence ATGAGCAAAGAAAATCTAGAGTACAAGAACTCGATGGAGCGCCTGGAGGCTATCCTTACGCGTATCGACAATTCCGAGATGGAAATTGACGAGCTGGCGGGGAGTGTCCAGGAGGCGACGGCCCTGCTGAAGAAGTGCCGCCAGATTCTCCTCGAGACGGAGAAGAATGTCCAGGAAGCCCTGGAAAGCCTGGATGGGGAGGCCGATGCCTAA
- a CDS encoding carboxypeptidase regulatory-like domain-containing protein: protein MTRAFRAIFAFTLALALAGQFSACSNGEDYLYDEEQSTFIEVSAEMASSFDSSSTRAKSDTLTPADTLIFIANILPSKSIKIKRYLWTMDGEPLSYDFSFRKSIEEPGLHKIAFFLETYLGDTLSDTLSLLISNLPVLDENKFIPARHSQGLPTSGGVSFAWDAYDPDSIASLHYHFTIEGIVDTVVPEQGFTYWGDLPPLEHLRWSVQAINEFGFASREKIHGDFFTRGGIGEAGLTGAVTTSAATSGSGQFDFGVNVTVRDTFNRVVLTKDFPSNNLTTGPFAVSPLSAGRYSIEVSIPEYPDFAGDTFDVTLQAGEVLDLDTITLRDTVRPHIAVLAAGSAFTKIDTLDYSDTLKFLVLDFGTPSSQVTVSAFLESTLLTETAVSGDTFTVILPSSARTWNRRLLDIVAIDASKNKTVRNYVIEGADSWFRSNPNPTLITSDSVRLYILDNNRYGFKPDTFYFHFGNRKIAQYANDVPLYSQTFLKIEFNEGENTIMSGIRYTNGITQWKRWTLIRNNSTGGSP from the coding sequence ATGACGCGTGCCTTCCGTGCCATTTTCGCGTTCACGCTCGCGCTCGCACTCGCGGGTCAGTTCTCGGCATGCAGCAACGGCGAGGACTACCTCTACGACGAGGAACAGTCCACGTTTATCGAGGTTTCCGCCGAGATGGCGTCTTCGTTCGATTCCAGCAGCACGCGGGCGAAGTCCGACACGCTCACTCCCGCCGACACGCTCATTTTCATCGCGAACATTCTCCCCTCCAAGTCCATCAAGATAAAGCGCTACCTCTGGACCATGGACGGCGAGCCCCTCTCGTACGATTTCAGTTTCCGCAAGAGCATCGAGGAGCCGGGCCTGCACAAGATTGCGTTCTTCCTCGAGACCTACCTGGGCGACACGCTCTCGGACACGCTCTCCCTGCTCATTTCGAACCTCCCGGTACTCGACGAGAACAAGTTCATCCCCGCGCGGCACTCGCAGGGGCTCCCGACATCGGGCGGGGTTTCGTTCGCGTGGGATGCCTACGACCCGGATTCCATCGCGAGCCTGCACTACCACTTTACCATCGAGGGCATTGTCGATACCGTAGTTCCGGAGCAGGGCTTTACCTACTGGGGCGACCTCCCGCCGCTCGAGCACCTGCGGTGGAGCGTGCAGGCGATAAACGAGTTCGGGTTTGCTTCGCGCGAAAAAATCCACGGGGATTTCTTTACCCGCGGTGGCATCGGCGAGGCGGGCCTTACGGGCGCGGTCACCACGAGTGCCGCGACAAGCGGCTCGGGTCAATTCGATTTCGGCGTGAACGTCACCGTACGCGACACCTTCAATCGGGTTGTCCTCACGAAAGACTTCCCGAGCAACAACCTTACCACGGGGCCATTCGCCGTATCGCCCTTAAGTGCGGGCAGATACAGCATCGAGGTTTCCATTCCCGAATATCCCGACTTTGCCGGCGATACGTTCGACGTTACGCTCCAGGCGGGCGAAGTGCTTGACCTGGACACGATTACCCTGCGCGATACCGTGCGCCCGCACATTGCCGTGCTTGCCGCGGGCTCAGCATTCACGAAAATCGACACGCTCGACTACAGCGACACGCTCAAGTTCCTCGTGCTGGATTTCGGTACGCCCTCCTCGCAGGTGACCGTTTCCGCGTTCCTGGAATCCACTCTCCTTACCGAGACAGCGGTTTCGGGCGACACGTTCACAGTAATCCTCCCCTCGTCCGCACGCACATGGAACAGGCGCCTGCTCGATATTGTCGCCATCGACGCGAGCAAGAACAAGACCGTGCGCAACTACGTCATCGAGGGGGCCGATTCCTGGTTCAGGTCGAACCCCAACCCGACCCTAATCACGAGCGATTCCGTCCGCCTCTACATCCTGGACAACAACCGCTACGGATTCAAGCCCGACACGTTCTACTTCCACTTCGGCAACCGCAAAATCGCGCAGTACGCAAACGACGTTCCGCTCTACTCGCAGACGTTCCTGAAAATTGAATTCAACGAGGGCGAAAACACAATCATGAGCGGGATCCGCTACACGAACGGGATTACACAGTGGAAGCGCTGGACACTCATCCGGAACAACTCTACGGGAGGCTCGCCATGA